One region of Malania oleifera isolate guangnan ecotype guangnan chromosome 6, ASM2987363v1, whole genome shotgun sequence genomic DNA includes:
- the LOC131158706 gene encoding uncharacterized protein LOC131158706 has product MMKEGRTRPYHGETSLKCTESPFSKEIMEAPLPSRFKMPTFERYEGLSDPIDHLEYFKMLMQLQGAPDAIMCQAFATILKGTTRDWYRTLRPGSVGSFQGMEQMFIGHFLSSRRVVKTTGHLMSMVQGDRETLKNFMHRFNTATLEIRNLDMGVALAALTTALQPGSFLYSLGKKPPVDMGELMIRAEKYINLEDMMDTRGNRLERKRRNNGRESGDAYRPTKRHETSATQIGQKSRGQHNKFSTYTPLNLPRSELLMQIKKKDYAYTGRQWELGQHHVLVGLGRDEDRQGTIEARLDPFGRIWGRHCSPLGNHHVTSDNRDDPAAGNNVDGVPGG; this is encoded by the exons atgatgaaagagggcagaaccagGCCCTACCACGGGGAAACATCCCTAAAGTGCACGGAATCTCCGTTCAGCAAAGAGATCATGGAAGCTCCATTGCCCagcagattcaagatgcccacctttgagagatacgaaggtttgtctgacccCATTGATCACCTGGAATATTTCAAAATGTTAATGCAGCTGCAAGGAGCTCCGGACGCCATCATGTGCCAAGCGTTTGCTACCATCCTTAAGGGTACCACCAGAGACTGGTATCGAACTCTTCGACCAGGATCTGTTGGTTCCTTCCAAGGGATGGAGCAAATGTTCATCGGCCATTTCCTTAGTAGCCGAAGAGTTGTCAAAACAACAGGCCATCTAATGAGTATGGTGCAAGGGGATCGGGAGACTTTAAAGAACTTCATGCACCGTTTCAACACAGCGaccctagaaatccgcaacttGGATATGGGGGTAGCCTTGGCCGCCCTGACAACGGCTCTCCAACCCGGAAGTTTCTTATACTCCCTTGGAAAAAAACCTCCAGTAGACATGGGGGAGTTAATGATTCGAGCAGAGAAATACATAAACCTAGAGGATATGATGGACACGAGAGGAAATCGTCTAGAGCGGAAAAGGAGAAACAACGGCAGAGAATCTGGAGACGCGTATAGACCTACAAAAAGGCACGAAACTAGTGCGACACAAATAGGTCAAAAGAGTAgaggacagcacaacaagttctccacctacacacctctAAATTTACCGCGCTCAGAGTTGCTGATGCAGATCAAAAAGAAGGACTAC GCGTATACTGGTAGACAATgggagctcggccaacatcatgttctggtcggtcttGGTAGGGATGAAGATCGGCAAGGAACGATTGAAGCCCGTCTCGACCCCTTTGGTAGGATTTGGGGGAGACACTGTTCACCCCTTGGGAACCATCACGTTACCAGTGACAACAGGGACGACCCCGCAGCAGGTAACAACGTTGACGGAGTTCCTGGTGGTTGA